One Sphingomicrobium sp. XHP0239 DNA segment encodes these proteins:
- the ubiB gene encoding 2-polyprenylphenol 6-hydroxylase, giving the protein MATRLTHLSRLMRWGRTLARHGALRGIENDPLTPPHVRRLLRIARFGTRQPATPDYAAAFQEIGPAAIKLGQALATRPDLVGEEAAENLRFLQDDLPPAPFAKVRHQIETALGAPLESLYAEFDETPVGAASIAQVHKAVTTEGRTVAVKVLRPGIEDTFADALETYEWAAAQVEGFGGEAERLRPRQVIAQFRQWTRRELDFQREAASASELKENMVAEPGFYVPEIDWRRTSRRVLTMEWLEGTKVTKRAQLVEKGHDLPRLARVLVRAFLRQAVVDGFFHADLHQGNLIALDDGRLAAVDFGIMGRIDRQARLWLAEILYGLITGNYRRVAEIHFEAQYVPAHHSVDEFATALRAVGEPIRGLPVKEISVGRMLEGLFAITHDFDMATQPHLLLLQKTMVMEEGVVVSLDPDINMWEVSEPFLAGWMRTELGPEVQIADRLTALRRTIERLPHLIDKIDASYPEKGGAPPAAPLPEVKIIERPNFLGYFLTALIAGSAGAGLVALFG; this is encoded by the coding sequence ATGGCCACACGACTGACCCACCTGTCCCGCTTGATGCGCTGGGGACGCACGCTCGCCCGTCACGGCGCTTTGCGCGGGATCGAGAACGATCCGCTGACCCCGCCGCACGTCCGCCGTCTCCTACGCATTGCGCGCTTCGGCACGCGCCAGCCCGCCACGCCCGACTATGCCGCCGCCTTTCAGGAGATCGGCCCCGCCGCCATCAAGTTGGGACAGGCGCTCGCGACCCGTCCCGATCTGGTCGGCGAGGAAGCGGCGGAAAACCTGCGCTTCCTTCAGGACGATCTCCCGCCCGCGCCCTTTGCGAAGGTTCGCCACCAGATCGAGACCGCGCTCGGCGCGCCGCTCGAGAGCCTGTATGCCGAATTCGACGAGACCCCCGTCGGCGCCGCGTCCATCGCGCAGGTTCACAAGGCCGTCACCACCGAAGGCCGCACCGTCGCGGTGAAGGTGTTGCGCCCCGGGATCGAGGACACGTTCGCCGACGCGCTCGAAACATACGAATGGGCCGCCGCGCAGGTCGAGGGCTTCGGCGGCGAGGCGGAGCGTCTTCGCCCGCGCCAGGTCATCGCCCAGTTCCGCCAGTGGACCCGCCGCGAACTCGATTTCCAGCGCGAAGCCGCCAGCGCGTCCGAGCTCAAGGAGAACATGGTCGCCGAACCCGGCTTCTACGTCCCCGAGATCGACTGGCGCCGCACCTCGCGCCGCGTCCTTACGATGGAATGGCTCGAAGGGACCAAGGTCACCAAGCGCGCCCAACTGGTGGAGAAGGGGCACGACCTTCCGCGCCTCGCCCGCGTTCTCGTCCGGGCGTTCCTGCGCCAGGCGGTGGTCGACGGCTTCTTCCATGCCGACCTGCACCAGGGCAATCTGATCGCGCTGGACGACGGCCGCCTCGCCGCGGTCGATTTCGGGATCATGGGCCGTATCGACCGGCAGGCGCGACTTTGGCTCGCGGAAATTCTCTACGGCCTCATCACCGGCAATTACCGCCGCGTCGCCGAGATCCACTTCGAGGCGCAATACGTTCCTGCGCACCATAGCGTCGATGAATTCGCCACCGCACTGCGCGCCGTCGGCGAACCCATCCGCGGGCTGCCCGTCAAGGAGATCAGCGTCGGGCGCATGCTCGAAGGCCTGTTCGCCATCACCCACGATTTCGACATGGCGACCCAGCCGCACCTCCTGCTGCTGCAGAAGACCATGGTGATGGAGGAAGGCGTGGTCGTCAGCCTCGATCCCGACATCAACATGTGGGAAGTCTCCGAGCCGTTCCTCGCCGGCTGGATGCGGACCGAACTCGGCCCCGAAGTGCAGATCGCGGACCGGCTCACGGCCCTGCGTCGCACGATCGAGCGGCTGCCGCACCTCATCGACAAGATCGACGCCAGCTATCCCGAGAAGGGCGGGGCGCCACCGGCGGCTCCCTTGCCCGAGGTGAAGATCATCGAACGCCCCAACTTCCTGGGCTATTTCCTCACCGCGCTGATCGCAGGATCCGCCGGCGCGGGCCTCGTCGCCCTATTCGGCTGA
- a CDS encoding DUF4136 domain-containing protein — MRTLIKAAVASTALLGLTGCATSGFPAQVSRFQAMPAPTGESFYIVPMDSENEGGLEFSRYAAMVASEMAEEGYVAAPSRDAATMLVEVGYGVDDGRQRIVGDRFGPRFGVGLGYSRLGYGGYYPFYRRSLFSRHRYYGPRLGFAFGWDDPFWYGRGIRSYDEYRSRLEVDIRRTADNQAIFEGTALARSRTDNLGTLVPNLIEAMFTDFPGRNGETVKITVRDEDDDRRR; from the coding sequence ATGCGTACGCTCATCAAAGCCGCGGTCGCCAGCACCGCCCTTCTCGGCCTGACCGGCTGCGCCACCAGCGGATTTCCCGCGCAGGTGTCGCGTTTCCAGGCCATGCCCGCCCCAACGGGCGAAAGTTTCTACATCGTCCCGATGGATAGCGAGAACGAGGGCGGCCTCGAATTCTCGCGCTATGCCGCGATGGTCGCCAGCGAGATGGCCGAGGAAGGCTATGTCGCCGCGCCGTCGCGCGATGCGGCCACCATGCTGGTCGAGGTCGGCTATGGCGTCGACGACGGTCGCCAGCGGATCGTCGGCGATCGGTTCGGCCCGCGCTTCGGCGTCGGTCTCGGCTATAGCCGTCTGGGCTATGGCGGTTACTACCCCTTCTATCGTCGCTCACTCTTCTCGCGGCACCGCTATTACGGTCCGCGTCTCGGCTTTGCCTTCGGATGGGACGATCCCTTCTGGTACGGCCGCGGCATCCGCAGCTACGACGAATATCGCTCGCGGCTCGAGGTCGACATCCGTCGCACCGCCGACAACCAGGCGATCTTCGAAGGCACTGCACTGGCGCGCAGCCGCACCGACAATCTCGGCACGCTCGTTCCCAATCTGATCGAAGCGATGTTCACCGACTTCCCGGGCCGCAACGGCGAAACCGTGAAGATCACGGTGCGCGACGAGGACGACGACCGCCGTCGTTAA
- the mutM gene encoding bifunctional DNA-formamidopyrimidine glycosylase/DNA-(apurinic or apyrimidinic site) lyase produces the protein MPELPEVETTVRGLRPILEGATITRVVLRRADLRRPFPEGLGQALTSARVTELARRAKYGLVRTDRGDTMIFHLGMSGRWRIDPETLETHDHLVLETGEGRRVALNDPRRFGSIDLVRSDAEASFAGFAGMGPEPLPVVDAEELRARLAGKKVAIKLALLDQRVIAGLGNIYVCEALFRAGIAPGRKAGSVSRMRLERLAQAIPAVLDEAIAAGGSTLRDYAQPDGDLGYFSKKFDVYGREGKECHRCGAAIRRRVQGGRSTFYCARCQR, from the coding sequence ATGCCCGAGCTTCCCGAAGTCGAAACCACCGTACGTGGGCTGCGCCCGATCTTGGAAGGAGCCACGATCACGCGCGTCGTTCTGCGGCGCGCGGACTTGCGGCGGCCTTTTCCGGAGGGGCTTGGACAGGCGCTGACGAGTGCGCGCGTCACCGAACTGGCGCGACGGGCGAAATACGGGCTGGTGCGCACCGACCGAGGCGACACGATGATCTTCCATCTGGGGATGTCGGGCCGCTGGCGGATCGATCCCGAGACGTTGGAAACGCACGATCATCTCGTGCTGGAAACCGGGGAAGGGCGCCGCGTCGCGCTCAACGATCCGCGGCGGTTCGGTTCGATCGACCTGGTGCGTAGCGACGCCGAGGCGTCGTTCGCGGGCTTTGCCGGGATGGGGCCCGAACCCTTGCCGGTCGTCGATGCGGAAGAATTGCGGGCGCGCCTTGCGGGGAAGAAAGTGGCGATCAAGCTGGCACTGCTCGACCAGCGGGTGATCGCGGGACTGGGCAATATCTACGTGTGCGAGGCGCTGTTCCGCGCGGGGATCGCGCCCGGACGCAAGGCAGGTAGCGTGAGCAGAATGCGGCTCGAAAGATTGGCGCAGGCGATCCCCGCGGTGTTGGACGAAGCGATCGCGGCAGGTGGATCGACGCTGCGCGACTATGCCCAGCCCGATGGCGACTTGGGCTATTTCTCCAAGAAGTTCGACGTGTATGGGCGCGAGGGGAAAGAGTGTCATCGGTGCGGGGCTGCGATCCGACGCCGGGTCCAGGGCGGGCGGTCGACCTTCTATTGCGCCCGGTGCCAGCGATGA
- the rpsT gene encoding 30S ribosomal protein S20, with amino-acid sequence MANSPQARKRIRRNERRAEINGARVSRIRTHIKAVEAAIEEGKQDDAQKALRAAQPEIARGVAKGVMHKNTAARKMSRLSKRVAALD; translated from the coding sequence ATGGCGAATTCGCCGCAAGCGCGTAAGCGCATCCGTCGCAACGAGCGCCGCGCGGAAATCAACGGTGCGCGCGTCAGCCGCATCCGCACCCACATCAAGGCCGTCGAAGCCGCGATCGAGGAAGGCAAGCAGGACGACGCGCAGAAGGCGCTTCGTGCGGCGCAGCCGGAAATCGCCCGCGGTGTCGCGAAAGGCGTGATGCACAAGAACACCGCGGCGCGGAAGATGAGCCGGCTGTCGAAGCGGGTTGCTGCTCTGGATTAA
- a CDS encoding histone deacetylase family protein, with amino-acid sequence MPHRRAMLIFHSQCQRGHAPTREFHNGDWTDFAECPERVDAMLAALGPTAEPDDHGLDAILAVHDADYVEFLRTAHEDWVAAGRTGDAIGYAFPVVRRVKRSHERIDARLGMFGFDASTPIAAGTWDATYQSAQCALSAVAAIERGDVRQAFALSRPPGHHAGSDYRGGYCYLNAAAIAARAAQARGLGRVSILDVDYHHGNGTQDIFYEDGDIFFASIHADPSTDYPFFWGHADERGSGSGKGATLNLPLPRGTGWDAYAPALDRAIAAIEDRGTEMLVVSYGADTFIDDPISFFALTTDDMRRIGARIAATQLPVVAVMEGGYAIEALGRNVAAFIDGLEAKWDSTTRTFSEGDEHALHIAAGRFGSAKRRAFIPTTSCALPCGRARDPLRASSPHLHRFASWTGN; translated from the coding sequence GTGCCGCATCGTCGCGCGATGCTGATCTTCCATTCTCAATGCCAGCGGGGTCACGCGCCGACCCGCGAATTCCACAATGGCGACTGGACCGACTTCGCCGAATGTCCCGAACGGGTCGATGCCATGCTGGCGGCGCTCGGCCCCACGGCCGAACCCGACGATCATGGCTTGGACGCGATCCTCGCGGTTCACGATGCGGACTATGTCGAGTTCCTCCGCACCGCGCATGAAGATTGGGTCGCCGCGGGGCGCACCGGCGATGCCATCGGCTACGCCTTCCCCGTCGTGCGCCGCGTCAAACGATCGCACGAGCGGATCGACGCGCGGCTGGGAATGTTCGGGTTCGACGCATCGACCCCCATCGCCGCGGGAACGTGGGACGCGACCTATCAGTCCGCGCAATGCGCGCTGTCCGCTGTTGCCGCCATCGAACGCGGGGACGTGCGCCAGGCTTTCGCGCTGTCGCGCCCGCCCGGCCATCATGCGGGGTCCGACTACCGGGGAGGCTACTGCTATCTCAATGCCGCGGCGATCGCTGCCCGCGCGGCGCAGGCTCGCGGGCTCGGCCGCGTGTCCATCCTCGACGTCGACTATCATCACGGCAACGGGACGCAGGACATCTTCTACGAGGACGGCGACATCTTCTTCGCCTCGATCCACGCCGATCCGTCCACCGACTATCCCTTCTTCTGGGGGCATGCCGACGAACGCGGCAGCGGCAGCGGCAAAGGGGCGACGCTCAACCTCCCCCTCCCCCGAGGCACCGGATGGGACGCCTATGCCCCTGCGCTCGACCGCGCGATCGCCGCCATCGAAGACAGGGGCACGGAGATGCTGGTCGTGTCCTACGGCGCCGACACGTTCATCGACGATCCCATCAGTTTCTTCGCGCTGACGACAGACGACATGCGCCGCATCGGCGCCCGCATTGCCGCCACGCAATTGCCGGTCGTGGCGGTCATGGAGGGCGGCTACGCGATCGAGGCGCTAGGGCGCAATGTCGCCGCATTCATCGACGGTCTCGAGGCGAAATGGGACTCGACAACGAGGACATTCTCCGAAGGTGACGAACATGCTCTCCACATCGCTGCTGGTCGCTTTGGTTCTGCCAAACGCAGAGCCTTCATTCCAACAACAAGCTGCGCCCTCCCATGCGGCCGAGCGAGAGACCCGCTTCGCGCTTCTTCCCCACATCTTCATCGATTTGCATCGTGGACTGGAAACTAA
- the murJ gene encoding murein biosynthesis integral membrane protein MurJ translates to MNLVKAGGTIGGLTLVSRILGFVREIVLAAVMGASAAADVFYFAFTIPNQLRRLLGEGAFSQGFVPLFARRVGKDGDLEDARRFAEEVQAVFLPVLMVITIVFVIAMPALMLVIGAGWRDDPEKFNLAVELTQITFPYLIFIALVSLFSGILNSLSRFTAAAFAPALLNVALVGALLIWDSGGATTARAMAWSVLAGGVLQLALTVIATRRAGLKLALRPPRMTPRVKELLRLMIPATIGAGGYYVSQLFYAYFVTRLDDGSFVYLQQADRLNQLPLALIGSAIGVAILPAISRHIGQDEFKQAANVQGRATELAMLLTIPATVALMVVAEPIMTALFARGRFSEEDAAVSGLVLSMLAFGLPAYVMIKVLAPGFFARKDMKTPAIITIVTLGLGVIANFMFIGEYGIIVLPIATAAAAWANALALYIILARRGHFSIEPWLLGRLLKQLLCAAVMAAILIGCEILFADWFAAGSARQFLALAVTCGSGGAAYLVLAWIIGAMDKQDILLLLGKKKMRKL, encoded by the coding sequence ATGAACCTCGTCAAGGCCGGGGGCACGATCGGCGGCCTGACGCTCGTCAGCCGCATCCTCGGTTTCGTGCGCGAGATCGTGCTCGCCGCCGTCATGGGGGCGAGCGCGGCCGCCGACGTCTTCTATTTCGCCTTCACCATCCCCAACCAGCTGCGACGGCTGCTCGGCGAGGGCGCCTTCAGCCAGGGATTCGTGCCCCTGTTCGCGCGCCGCGTCGGCAAGGACGGCGATCTCGAGGATGCCCGCCGCTTCGCCGAAGAAGTGCAGGCGGTGTTCCTGCCGGTCCTCATGGTCATCACGATCGTCTTCGTGATCGCCATGCCCGCGCTGATGCTCGTCATCGGGGCAGGATGGCGCGACGATCCGGAAAAATTCAATCTCGCGGTCGAACTGACGCAGATCACCTTCCCCTATCTCATCTTCATCGCGCTCGTGTCGCTGTTTTCGGGCATCCTCAATTCACTGTCGCGCTTCACGGCCGCGGCCTTCGCACCCGCCTTGCTCAATGTCGCGTTGGTCGGCGCCCTGCTGATCTGGGATAGCGGCGGCGCGACGACGGCGCGGGCGATGGCATGGTCGGTTCTCGCGGGCGGCGTGCTCCAGCTGGCGCTGACCGTGATCGCGACGCGCCGCGCTGGGCTGAAGCTGGCGCTTCGTCCGCCGCGCATGACGCCGCGGGTCAAGGAGTTGCTGCGCCTCATGATCCCCGCGACGATCGGTGCGGGGGGCTATTACGTCAGCCAGCTGTTCTATGCCTATTTCGTCACCCGGCTCGACGACGGCAGCTTTGTCTATCTGCAGCAGGCCGACCGTCTGAACCAGCTCCCCCTCGCGCTGATCGGCTCGGCCATCGGGGTCGCCATCCTTCCGGCGATCAGCCGCCATATCGGGCAGGACGAGTTCAAGCAGGCCGCCAACGTACAGGGCCGCGCCACCGAACTCGCCATGCTGCTGACCATTCCCGCGACCGTCGCGCTGATGGTGGTTGCCGAACCGATCATGACCGCTCTGTTCGCGCGGGGCCGGTTCTCGGAGGAGGACGCGGCGGTATCGGGTCTGGTCCTTTCCATGCTCGCGTTCGGATTGCCGGCCTACGTCATGATCAAGGTGCTCGCCCCCGGCTTCTTCGCCCGCAAGGACATGAAGACACCCGCGATCATCACGATCGTGACCCTCGGGCTCGGCGTGATCGCCAATTTCATGTTCATCGGCGAATACGGCATCATCGTCCTGCCGATCGCGACGGCGGCGGCGGCGTGGGCCAATGCGCTGGCGCTCTATATCATCCTCGCCCGACGCGGTCATTTCTCGATCGAGCCCTGGTTGCTCGGCAGACTGCTGAAACAGTTGCTGTGCGCCGCCGTCATGGCCGCGATCCTGATCGGGTGCGAAATTCTCTTCGCCGACTGGTTCGCCGCAGGCAGCGCGCGCCAGTTCCTCGCCCTCGCGGTCACCTGCGGGTCGGGCGGCGCGGCTTATCTGGTGCTCGCATGGATCATCGGCGCGATGGATAAGCAGGACATCCTCCTGCTGCTCGGCAAGAAGAAGATGAGGAAGCTGTAA
- a CDS encoding class I SAM-dependent methyltransferase, whose translation MSDKPTSDGQVWFGDTPVEAQEKTRRVGEVFTSVAARYDVMNDLMSGGMHRLWKDRFVAKVAPRSGERILDMAGGTGDIAFRMARRGADVTVADINPDMLDVGRTRARKRGLEGLAWRVENAEALNTADDAYDAYTIAFGIRNVTDIPAALREAYRTLKRGGRFYCLEFSTSEWPGFGNAYDLYAENVIPRVGKAVAGDADSYQYLVESIRRFPRMAAFEAMIGDAGFANTSHTPILGGLVAIHSGWKV comes from the coding sequence ATGAGCGACAAGCCCACAAGTGACGGACAAGTCTGGTTCGGCGACACCCCGGTCGAGGCCCAGGAGAAAACCCGCCGCGTCGGCGAGGTCTTCACCTCGGTCGCGGCGCGCTACGACGTGATGAACGACCTCATGTCGGGCGGAATGCATCGACTGTGGAAGGACCGGTTCGTCGCCAAGGTCGCCCCTCGGTCCGGCGAGCGGATCCTCGACATGGCGGGCGGGACCGGCGATATCGCCTTCCGCATGGCGCGGCGCGGTGCCGATGTCACCGTCGCGGACATCAACCCCGATATGCTCGACGTCGGCCGGACACGCGCCCGCAAACGCGGCCTGGAAGGTCTCGCGTGGCGGGTCGAGAATGCCGAGGCGCTGAACACCGCCGACGACGCCTACGACGCCTATACCATCGCCTTCGGGATCCGGAACGTCACCGACATCCCCGCAGCGCTGCGGGAAGCCTATCGAACCCTGAAACGCGGGGGGCGTTTCTACTGCCTCGAATTCTCGACCAGCGAGTGGCCGGGGTTCGGCAATGCCTACGACCTCTATGCCGAGAATGTCATCCCGCGGGTCGGAAAAGCCGTCGCGGGCGATGCGGACAGCTACCAATACTTGGTCGAATCGATCCGCCGCTTTCCGCGGATGGCCGCGTTCGAGGCGATGATCGGCGACGCCGGGTTCGCCAACACCTCGCACACGCCGATCCTCGGCGGACTGGTCGCGATCCATTCGGGTTGGAAGGTCTAG
- the trpS gene encoding tryptophan--tRNA ligase, translating to MRVVSGIQPTGDLHLGNLLGAILRWVDMQDETDCFFFLADLHAITVDSNPEKLRRDVREMAAALLASGIDPERSTLFAHSDVPAHPEMAWLLSCTARMGWLSRMTQFKAKSGKHREQASVGLFTYPVLQAADVLLYQATHVPVGEDQKQHIELARDIAESFNHHAGEEVFTAPEPYIGAGRAARVMSLRDASNKMSKSDPSDMSRINLTDDDDTIRTKIKKARTDPEPLPDTPGGLEGRAEATNLVGIMAAVTDRSEEEVLREFAGQGFGQFKPALGDALVARLAPIRTRLENFRADPDTLDSILDAGAAKARDTAQPTLDRAYRTLGLRR from the coding sequence ATGCGCGTCGTCTCCGGAATTCAGCCTACGGGTGACCTGCACCTCGGCAACCTCCTGGGTGCGATCCTTCGCTGGGTCGACATGCAGGACGAGACCGACTGCTTCTTCTTCCTCGCCGATCTTCACGCCATCACGGTCGACAGCAATCCCGAGAAGCTGCGCCGTGACGTGCGCGAGATGGCGGCCGCGCTGCTCGCCAGCGGGATCGACCCCGAACGATCGACCCTGTTCGCACACAGCGACGTGCCCGCGCACCCGGAGATGGCGTGGCTCCTCTCCTGCACGGCGCGGATGGGTTGGTTGAGCCGCATGACGCAGTTCAAGGCCAAGTCGGGCAAGCACCGCGAACAGGCGAGCGTGGGGCTGTTCACCTATCCCGTGCTGCAGGCCGCCGACGTCTTGCTGTACCAGGCGACTCACGTCCCCGTGGGCGAGGATCAGAAGCAGCATATCGAACTGGCCCGCGACATTGCCGAAAGCTTCAACCATCACGCGGGCGAAGAGGTGTTCACCGCGCCCGAACCCTATATCGGCGCGGGTCGCGCCGCACGGGTGATGAGCCTGCGCGATGCGTCGAACAAGATGTCGAAGTCCGACCCGTCGGACATGAGCCGCATCAACCTTACCGACGACGACGACACCATCCGGACGAAGATCAAGAAGGCGCGCACGGACCCCGAACCGCTTCCCGACACGCCCGGGGGACTGGAAGGACGCGCCGAAGCGACCAACCTCGTCGGCATCATGGCCGCGGTGACCGATCGTTCGGAGGAAGAAGTGCTGCGCGAGTTCGCCGGTCAGGGTTTCGGCCAGTTCAAACCCGCGCTCGGCGATGCGCTGGTCGCCCGGCTGGCCCCGATCCGCACGCGACTCGAAAACTTCCGCGCCGATCCCGATACGCTCGACTCGATCCTTGACGCCGGGGCGGCGAAGGCGCGCGACACGGCGCAACCGACCCTCGATCGCGCCTATCGAACCCTCGGCCTAAGGCGTTGA
- the dnaA gene encoding chromosomal replication initiator protein DnaA: MRRRNAPGSEQAPFEAAWDEIRSGLRKDLGARTFDGWVKPAELGRFDPESGCLHIVMPSQFMADWVKSHFGDRIALAWRHLLPVVRDVKLVPGDGAPRPSPMLVLENAPAASHETASSAPRHPRPNFDPRQTFEHFIVGKANEVAATASRTLADADRATFNPLFIHGGTGRGKTHLLHAIGQRFLERNPDALVVSMSAEKFMVEFVTALRENDTFTFKNRLRSADLLLVDDVQFIAGKESTQEEFFHTMNEIITAGRRLVITSDRAPQDLDGIEPRILSRLSWGLVADINAADYELRLNILRAKLDQLTGVEMPADVIDFLARRITNSIRELEGALNRIAAYAMMTGKDIDVPFVEEVLANVLRANQRRISIDEIQTRVAAHFSIRKAEMTSARRAREVARPRQVAMYLSKQLTPKSLPDIGRRFGGRDHTTVIHAVKRIESLRAADAELDADIRMLQRQLEN; the protein is encoded by the coding sequence ATGCGTCGACGCAACGCTCCCGGGTCCGAGCAGGCTCCGTTCGAGGCAGCGTGGGACGAAATCCGTTCCGGCCTTCGCAAGGACCTTGGTGCGCGCACGTTCGACGGCTGGGTGAAGCCCGCCGAGCTCGGCCGCTTCGATCCCGAAAGCGGATGTCTTCATATCGTGATGCCTTCGCAGTTTATGGCCGATTGGGTGAAGTCCCATTTCGGCGATCGGATTGCCTTGGCGTGGCGGCACCTCCTGCCGGTGGTTCGCGACGTGAAGCTGGTGCCCGGCGACGGCGCGCCCCGGCCCTCGCCGATGCTGGTGCTGGAAAATGCGCCCGCCGCTTCTCACGAGACCGCTTCGTCCGCGCCGCGGCATCCGCGACCTAATTTCGACCCGCGCCAGACGTTCGAACATTTCATCGTCGGCAAGGCGAACGAGGTTGCGGCGACCGCTTCCCGGACGCTCGCCGATGCCGACCGCGCGACCTTCAACCCGCTGTTCATTCATGGCGGCACGGGCCGCGGCAAGACCCACCTGCTGCATGCCATCGGTCAACGGTTTCTCGAGCGCAATCCCGATGCGCTGGTCGTGTCGATGTCGGCCGAGAAGTTCATGGTGGAGTTCGTCACGGCGCTGCGCGAGAACGACACGTTCACCTTCAAGAACCGGCTGCGTTCGGCCGATCTCCTGCTGGTCGACGACGTCCAGTTCATCGCGGGCAAGGAATCGACCCAGGAAGAATTCTTCCATACGATGAACGAGATCATCACCGCGGGCCGCCGCCTGGTGATCACGTCCGACCGCGCGCCGCAGGATCTCGACGGGATCGAGCCGCGCATCCTGTCGCGTCTGTCATGGGGGCTGGTCGCGGACATCAACGCGGCGGATTACGAGCTGCGGCTCAATATCCTGCGCGCCAAGCTGGACCAGTTGACGGGCGTCGAGATGCCCGCCGACGTGATCGACTTCCTCGCGCGTCGCATCACCAATTCGATCCGCGAGCTTGAGGGCGCGCTCAACCGCATTGCCGCTTATGCCATGATGACGGGCAAGGACATCGACGTGCCGTTCGTCGAGGAAGTGCTCGCCAATGTGCTGCGCGCTAATCAGCGCCGCATCTCGATCGACGAGATCCAGACGCGGGTGGCGGCGCATTTCTCGATCCGCAAGGCCGAGATGACGTCGGCACGACGGGCGCGCGAAGTGGCCCGCCCACGGCAGGTGGCGATGTACCTGTCGAAGCAGCTCACCCCCAAGAGCCTGCCAGATATCGGACGGCGTTTCGGCGGGCGCGACCATACGACCGTGATTCATGCCGTGAAGCGGATCGAGAGCTTGCGTGCGGCGGATGCGGAACTCGACGCCGATATCCGGATGCTGCAACGTCAGCTCGAGAATTAG
- a CDS encoding S1C family serine protease, which produces MLLIAVAALLTAQPAVQSLPAQPSEARTVTPRGDLGADERSTIQLFQTARESVVAISTSESVRDFMSRNVMQVPRGSGSGFVWDERGHVITNWHVLEGASGAQVQLADGREFDAELVGASPAHDLAVLRIGGSAFASPARIPVGSSNDLQVGQAVFAIGNPFGLDWTLTTGIVSALERSLPRGDGPDIRQLIQTDAAINPGNSGGPLLDSAGRLIGVNTAIFSPSGANAGIGFAVPVDTVMRVVPQLIANGRYARPSIGIDSDEAFNARLKRASGIEGVFVLQVESGSPAARAGLQPARRTRRGVAAGDIIVALDGQEVDRVGDLLARLDDYAIGERVRLTLIRDGERRAVDVELEAGS; this is translated from the coding sequence ATGCTCCTGATCGCCGTTGCCGCCCTTCTTACGGCCCAACCCGCCGTCCAGTCGCTTCCCGCGCAGCCATCCGAGGCGCGTACCGTGACCCCGCGCGGCGACCTCGGCGCGGACGAACGTTCGACAATCCAGCTGTTCCAGACTGCGCGCGAATCGGTCGTCGCCATCTCGACCAGCGAAAGCGTGCGCGACTTCATGAGCCGCAACGTGATGCAGGTGCCGCGCGGCTCCGGCTCGGGCTTCGTCTGGGACGAGCGCGGGCATGTCATCACCAACTGGCACGTGCTCGAAGGCGCGAGCGGCGCCCAGGTCCAGCTCGCCGACGGACGCGAATTCGATGCCGAGCTGGTCGGCGCCAGTCCCGCGCACGATCTTGCGGTCCTGCGGATCGGCGGCTCGGCGTTCGCCTCTCCCGCCCGCATCCCCGTCGGTTCGTCGAACGACCTTCAGGTCGGACAGGCGGTCTTTGCGATCGGCAACCCCTTCGGGCTGGACTGGACGCTGACCACCGGGATCGTGTCGGCACTGGAACGCTCGCTCCCGCGCGGCGACGGGCCCGACATCCGGCAGCTCATCCAGACCGACGCGGCCATCAACCCCGGTAATTCTGGCGGGCCGCTGCTTGACAGCGCCGGACGGCTGATCGGCGTCAACACCGCCATCTTCTCGCCATCGGGCGCCAATGCCGGCATCGGGTTCGCGGTGCCGGTCGACACCGTCATGCGCGTGGTGCCGCAGCTGATCGCCAACGGCCGCTACGCCCGCCCCAGTATCGGGATCGACAGCGACGAGGCGTTCAATGCGCGTCTCAAACGCGCCTCGGGCATCGAGGGCGTGTTCGTGCTCCAGGTCGAAAGCGGCAGCCCCGCTGCCCGCGCCGGTCTCCAGCCCGCCCGCCGCACGCGCCGTGGCGTTGCCGCGGGCGACATCATCGTCGCGCTCGACGGGCAGGAAGTGGACCGCGTCGGCGATCTGCTCGCACGGCTGGACGATTATGCGATCGGCGAGCGCGTTCGACTGACCCTCATCCGTGACGGCGAGCGCCGCGCGGTAGATGTCGAACTGGAAGCGGGAAGCTAG